In Physeter macrocephalus isolate SW-GA chromosome 9, ASM283717v5, whole genome shotgun sequence, the DNA window TGCCCGTTACCCACCACCTACCAGCCTGGAGGGATCACAGCATCTGGCATAGACCCTTGGACACCAGAAAGTAGAGCCCAGTTGTGGAAAGGAACTGCAAGTAGTGAAAAGGCCACAGCTTTAAACCCCAAGGATGCTTTCTCCCACCAACCTCAAAACCACCATGCAATGGCTTTGGCTGACACCTGCCCAGCTGAACAGATGGGCTTGACTCCCCCAGCCCACACACTCCCCAGGAGACTTTCAGCTTTCTCAAGGCTCTCTCCTAACCAGAAGCCTCCACTTAGAGAGCACCCAACCCTCAAACCCAAGGGCTcaataaaagtgaagaaaaacacTCCACCCTCACCTTCCGGGGCTACCTCCGCAGCAGCCGAAACGTCACGGTCCCATGCATGTCACACAAAGGCGGACAAGCTACAGAAAGCCCAGGGCCTCTCCCCTCGCCCTCCAAAACGGTATCTCTCAGGAAGTCTGTTTGTGCCGCCAGTTCAGAGTCAACGCAGAAACAGCAGTAACTCGTCACCCAATCACTGGGCAACACCAAGGTGGGCCACCACTGCCTCTCATGATTCATTGAGAAGATCCTACACCTCAAACACCAATCTAATGAACTTTGGGGGTACTTTCCTTTAATTtgctaattaatttctttttccttctacatAATATCCAGGCAACAATTAAGAACAAAAGATCAAAATCTGGCCTCTCTGGGGTCTGAGAACTCACcaaccctcttcctccttctctgctgTTCACAGCCATCTCCAGAGTCTGAGAAAATGAAACTTCAAGTCCCAGGTCCTATTTGCCATGTACTTAACATACACAATCTCATTCAGTCCTAAAAATAACTCTGTGAGTTAAGCATGGACAACCCCATTTTACACAAGAGAAAGAGACTCTGAGGAACTCTGTAACATGCCTGAGGTCAGACACTTAGCAGCATGGCAAAGATTCCATTTCATTTTACAGGACCAGTCTGCTTCCCAGACTAACCATCAAGTCCAAAAGAATTCAAGTTtctgcttaaaaaagaaaaaagtccccTTTATTACCACAATTCATGTCGGACCAATTCCAGGAGCATCCTCCCAAACttgatatgaaaatattgaaGTAATTATTGGAGAAATTGAGCAAGAGTGTGTAGGAGGCCTGCTCTGTCTGAGCTCTGTGAAAAAGTGACAGAGTTCCTACTGGCAGGATGCCTGCCCTCCTGCCAGGGCCCCTCACTCAGAACGACATTCTCTACACCCTGGCATTGAAACTGAGCAGCCACCTGTCTGGTAATCTTGGGAACAACCTGTGGCTGCCTTGGGCCTGACTGCCTGTGGATACAGGTCAAGGGGAGGTCCCAGTGGGCATGGGCTGAGCCTCCTCGTGACATAAGGAATGCAAACCCACCGACCCAAGCTCTCTGCTTGTGCTGAAACAGAGGCTGGAGTCCCAGTTCAGATCATCTGGCCAAGATACCTGAGACTCCAGGCTGCTGCTACCAGGAAGGGACAACTTGGTGCTAACTGATTATATTTTAGCCCTCCAGCCCCCAGGGTACACACATTATACTGGTACAAATACCCTCGGCCCCTGGGAGGGCCCTGCTTTTGGAAAGCTACAAGGGCAGGAAGCAGGGTAGGACGGCCCCAGAGCAGGGATCTACGCAGAGGAGGAACTGAACACAATAGTGACAATTTACTGAGGGCCTACTTACCCTCATTCTTGTAAACGCTTGTTTACCCTGTTTAATCTTCCAAAACACCCCCCTGAAACAGGTACCACTTATTATTCCCTTTTAACAGATGAAAAACCAGAGGTTTAGGGACAAGTCACTTGCCCAAAAGCTTAGGAAAAGGGTTAACCCACACTCAGGAGACAGTGGTTCTATGTGAAGATAGGAGATGTGACCTGGGAGGtctgctcccttccctcctggagGCCTCATCATCAGCGTTCCAAACTAGAGAGAGCGGGTTACTCTGAGCTGCCTCGTAGTCCCTACCAGAGTTAGCAGAGCGAAAGCTGCTCCGAGTTCTAAGCAGACTCAAACTCCCAAAACTTCTTGAGGCTTGGGCCAGAGCAGGGAAGTCTCCAAGGCCTTCTCCGGTTCTGGGatcgggggtgggtgggtggcggTGGCTACGGCTTACGTAAACCGTCCCCGACCCAGCCTCCAGCATGAATCCGAAGGGACTCACCTCCCAACCTCTCACCCCCATCCAGCCCGGAACCTATTTGGGATTAGGGGCTCTGATTTGGAATAGGGAGACTGACTGGCTGTCGAGGAAGAGGGCATGGACGAACGTGCGTGGTACCTTACCGAGCAGCGGGGACTCCTCAGGGCATGCGGGCAGCGACAGTGCTGTGGCGGGGGGCACTGGGGCCGAAGTCAAGTTGctcccggggccggggccggggccggggccggggcgaGAGTCTGCGTCTGGGTTGGAGGCGCCACCCAAGCGCGGCTTGGAAGAGGTGCGCAAAGGCGGCGGCGGTGCGGCCCCTCGGGGCCGGAGCTCCCCGGAGGGCTGCCCGATAGCGGCGGCGCCGTTAGAGCTGCCCTGCAGCGGTGTGGGGACTCCGACCAGCTGAGGCAGGCGGCTCAGGTCGCGGCCGACCAGGTAGTAGACGAGGGTGACGCCAAGATGCAGCGCGCAGACAGCCACGAGCAGGCGGCAGGCCCGTTGCAGGGACGCGCCCGGCATCGCGGCGCTGCCGCCCAGGAGCGGCTCCCGAAACCTCATCTTCCCGCCGCCGCTTTAAGAGGGGGGGTGGGCTACCGCGGGGAGGGCGGCCCGCCCGCGGGCCGCCGGCCAGACACTGCCAGACCACCGCAATTGGGGGAGGGATCGGGGGAGGAGGCGAGGGATCGGCGCCGGCGGGCAGGCGTCGGAACTCAGGCTCTGGTCGGCTCAGCAGCCCAGCAAGCAAGTGCGGCCGAGGGGCTGGCGCGGACGGGGGCGGGGCCGAGGCCGAGGCCGCcagcggggcgggggcagggccgCCGGTAGGAGCCCCTTTTGCGGGAcaggagctgggggcggggccgccTGGGGCGGGGCCGAGCTGCGGGGCGGGGCCGAGCTGCGGGGCGGGGCCTGTGGAGGGTGGGCCGCAGGGGCGGAGCCGTTCATTGCGGCAGTGGGCATCTCGCAGCCTTGGAGCTGAGCTCTCGGGCCCTCACGCCGCCCTCCTCCGCAGCCTGCCCCGTGGGGCTTCGGTCCCTACTAAGCCgcgcttcctcctcctcctcctcttcctccgaGCTGCCCCCGAGAGGCGCCGCCACTTCCTGTGGTGCTGAAGGGCTGGGTTATGCGCCTGGGCCTGCAGCGCGGCgtcagagaggagggagaagaacagaGCAGACTGGTCGTGGTCTTGAGGGGTCGGGGGCCGCGGCGGCTTTCCTGACGGTGGACCTCGGTAGACCTGGGGGGAGGGTCAGGAAGAGGGGCGGAGAATGGTTGCCCAGGAAACGGCTTCGACGCCCAGCAGGAGGTAGGACAGCGGAAGAGGGAGTCTCTGGGACGTTCGGAACCCCCTCCCTTGGGCGAGCTAGGCCCCTCTACCGAGGTGGGGGCCCAGCAACTAGGCGCGGCTCATCCGGCGCCCTGCGGAAAAGCAAGTGGACGAGtctccacctctctgagctcacTGTCCTACAGCCCAAGTTAGGGGATCCCAGAGACCCGCCCAGCTCGGTTGTGGGGAATGCGTGGGTGCTTCTTCTAGCGCATCCCACGCCATGCACTGCGTGGGAGGGTGTCAAAGAGCCCCAGTGACTCCCACGCCTCCATGCAGGAGATCAGCCGGCTTTATTTACAGTCTGTGCGGGCCTGGACACAATGTCATGAAGTAGgaattgttcccattttacagatagaattCAAGGCTCAGGAAGGTTAAGAAGCTTGCTTAGGATCCCACAGCTGgtgagaggcagaggcagaattCTGGCTCTAAAACCTTTATTTACCACTTGTTGATTTGCAAGTAAGGGCTGGAAGCTGTGTGGGTGAGAGGTTTAGGCACTGTAGTCGCTTGGTTCAAATTTGACCCAGAGGCCACTCATCAGGCCCACCTGGTTGCCTGAGTGAGCAGGGACACCTCATTTCTGAGAAGGACTCATGGAGGGGCTGTCACTTATGTGGATGGGGAAGCTGAGAGCTGTGGCAGCCTACTCTGAAGTGGaggaaataataacaatgataccATAGACTGAGAGTTTCCTATATACCAGCCAGACACAAGTGTAACTGCTTTACATATATTGCCTCAATCCTAACAACACCATGAAGTGGGCAGTTGTTACTCTCACCATTTcacggatgagaaaactgaggctctggagtTGACATGTGGTTGTGATCACACAGAATctactttcttcacttggcttcctgGACATCAGGCTTTTCTGATCTTCCTCATTTCACTGGCCactcctctgtctcttttctgGGCTTCTCTCTTCCCTGGTTGTTGAAGGCCCCAGGCCATAGTCCATAATGCTCTTTTATGTCTACACAGAAAAGAGTGTGATTTATATTCAGTATTATCTGTATGCTGATGACTGCAAAATTTTCCATCTCCAGCCCTGACCAACCAACTCATATTCCACTGCCTCTCTTACTGGCATCTCAAAATCAGCACCTACTCCCTACACTCCACCCCCATTCTTACTTACCTCAGAGAATGGCACTGTTGTTCATCCATTTCCCCCAAGCCCTGAACCTAAAAGGTGTCCTCAATGTGCTATTCTTATTCTTAAATGCCATTTCCAATCCCTCAGCAAGTCTTGTCAGTGCTACCTTCAAATTATCAGAATTAACCACTTGCTAACTCTGCTGTAACTGTCCTGGACCAAGCCACCATCATGTTGACCTGGGTTATAAGGTACCCTCCTACTTGGTCACCCTGCTTCTACCTCCACCATGCCCCCTCCCCAGTCTATTCTCCAAACAGCAGCTAGGGAGATCTTTGTAAGCGTAAATCAATTCATGCCATTTTATTGAAAACGAACTCCAAATTTGTAGAAGCCCTGTCTAATCTGGTTTCTATCTCTAGTCCCCACCCTCTTCTATCACCCTCTACCATGCTCTATATACTTTAGCCACACTGACTTAACTGCTGTTATTCCTTGAACTTGCCCTGTTACttcctacctcaggacctttgtacttgctgttcacTTAGCCTGAAACACTTATGAAATACTTAGCCCCATACTTCATTCAGAtctctcaaatgtcaccttatgAGAGAGGTCTTCTCAGACTACACCATGTAGAATAGTCCCCCACCCAAAGCTGCTTAAcctgcttgatttttttcagagtaGGTATCACTACCCagaattatacatttaatttattgtttgttgtctgtctctctcattagAAGATCAGCTGCATGAGTGCAAGAACTTTCTCTCTTGTTCACTACTATATCCTCAGCTCCTAGAAATGAACCGGACACATAGTTGGCACTgaatagatatttgttaaaatacGTGTTAATGAATGCTTATGATCGTCTTGTTAAtgtgggaaggggggaggggaagaactATTGTAGTTAGAACACAAATTCAAGAGTCGTTCACTAGGGAACTGGTGAGGGTGAAGCTGGCCCCAACAGTCTACGcctagactgtcatacagaatgaagtaagtcagaaagagaaaaacaatgtggaatctagaaaaacggtacagatgaaccggtttgcaaggcagaaatagagacacagatgtagagaacaaatgtatggacaccaatggggggaaggggagggtgggatgaattgggagattgggatggacatagatacactaatatgtataaaacagataactgataagaacctgctgtatagcacagggaactccacttcgctgtacagtagaaactaacacaacattgtaaaacaactatatcccaattaaaaaaaaattataaaaggaacaggaaaaaatagcaattcactgccatttaaaaatgaaagaataaaaagagttacatataaaaagaaagagaaaaacaaatatcatgttaacacatatatgtggaatctagaaaaatggtataaatgatcttatttgcaaaacagaaatagagacacagatgtagagaacaaatgaatggacaccaagggggaaagcgggtggatggaatgaattgggagattgggattgacgtatatacactattgacactatgtgtaaaatagataattaatgagaaacTACCGTATAGctcagagaactctactcagtgttgtggtgacctaaacgggaagggaATCcgaaaaagagggaatatatgtatacgtatagctgattcactttgctgtacattagaaacttacacaacattgtaaagcaatgatactccaataaaaattaataaaaaatttaaaaaataaaagtatttgctCTGTTGggccatcacacacacacacaaaagatgatagtaatatataatgttaatttctttattttgatgaTTGTGGTTATGTTGGAAATATGCACGTAAGGTTTTGGGTAATGTGGTATCATGTCAGAATTTTACTCTCAGAGTCCAAAAAAGTATTTGTACTAAACTTGCAACTTTCCTGTTATCTTTTCCCGTACAGATCCAACATAcaatgggaagacagagacagGAAAATCATAATAGAAACTCCCACTTAAAAAGGGGTAATAAAAGGCACATAGCGGTCCTTAGGTCTTTAGGAAATCTGAGCTCCAATAGCGCAAATGTCACCAATTCCCCTGCTCCAGGAGCAGGGAATGTGATTCTCTGTGGCTCTTCACCCTCTGGGCTCTTGGCTCCATCCTCTGGGTCATTCCTCCTTTCCCTTGTTTGCAGCAGAGTAATTTGTTCAGGCTGCTTCGCGAAGTGCCCAGTGTCCTCATTTCATTTTGAACTGTCTTTGCCTATTTTAGTCAAAGCTAGTGGTACTTATGCTGGTACAATTCTCTTGgaggggaagaaaataaacaaacaaaaatattgtgCATTTCCCATGAACCTTACTGAGTTTCACTCCATTAGACAAAAACTATATCCCCAAATCTTAAGATAAGTTCCTCCCTTCTTTAGGCTGTGAATCGGGGTACTCACAGCCTAAAGACAAATCCTTAAGATTCTTAGAAGCACTTTTGTCTAGCTGAGAGGTCTATAAGACGCTGCTTGAAATCTATGAGATCGTAAAGAGTCACAGTCACATTCTTGACTTTATCCAAACTTTACTGGGAGTGTCCTAGAATTAATCTTTTCTCTAGGTTTTAGTTTACTTTGAGTAAGCTGTTTTTGCAGTCAAAAACCCTGATTGGGGTTTCTTAGAAAAACTAGGTGGTTTTCTGCTTCATATAGTGTTGGCTGGGGTAATAGAATGTCTGGAAGGTATAAATGGCCTCATTCACATGGCTAAAAGTTAGTGCTGGTTGCTGTCTGGGTGTTTAGCTGGAACCCTTAGCCAAAGGTCTCAGTTTTTCTCCATGTGGGCCTCTACACATGACTGCTTGGGCTTCCTAACAGCATGGCAGCTAGACTCTAAGAAGGCATATTCCAAATGCATAGGAGGGAGTGGAAGATCTGTTAAGGTCAAGTCTTGGAAGTTATTCAGTGACACATAtgccacattctattggtcagaacaagtcacagagccagcccagattcaagaggaggGGAAATAGACTTCACCTCTTGATGAAAGATGTGGTAAAGAATTTGTGGTCATCTTTAATCCATCACAACACAAACTGTTTCTCAGGATGGTACTCCTATCCACACTTTCTTTTGAGTGTCCAGCTGGACTTCTTCCCATGACCTGAAGTGAGGTTGGCTTCCTCCTCTCACTCTTTACCCCAAACCCACAAAGTGCCTCCAGCACTGGGTCTGTGCCCCACAAAGTGACCTTGGTCATCCATTCCCAGCAACATCTATACCCAGGACAGGATATACCCACAACCTGTTGGGATGAGTTCCTTCCCTCAAGTGCTACTTCCTCAGATCCTAGAAAGGCCAGCAGAAGCCTGAGAACTGCCTTCAATACTGTATCTGAAAGTCTGTTGGAATATCCAATCTGTCTTATTGCCATAATGATGCTACATAGCAAATAACCACCAAATCTAAGCGC includes these proteins:
- the B4GALT1 gene encoding beta-1,4-galactosyltransferase 1 isoform X4; its protein translation is MRFREPLLGGSAAMPGASLQRACRLLVAVCALHLGVTLVYYLVGRDLSRLPQLVGVPTPLQGSSNGAAAIGQPSGELRPRGAAPPPPLRTSSKPRLGGASNPDADSRPGPGPGPGPGSNLTSAPVPPATALSLPACPEESPLLVGPMLIEFNIPVDLKLVEEQNPKVKVGGRYTPKDCISPHKVAIIIPFRNRQEHLKYWLYYLHPILQRQQLDYGIYVINQREKEREECRPNYCCDCCCCHHCCHPGWRIHVQPCEAPQCWL
- the B4GALT1 gene encoding beta-1,4-galactosyltransferase 1 isoform X5 yields the protein MRFREPLLGGSAAMPGASLQRACRLLVAVCALHLGVTLVYYLVGRDLSRLPQLVGVPTPLQGSSNGAAAIGQPSGELRPRGAAPPPPLRTSSKPRLGGASNPDADSRPGPGPGPGPGSNLTSAPVPPATALSLPACPEESPLLVGPMLIEFNIPVDLKLVEEQNPKVKVGGRYTPKDCISPHKVAIIIPFRNRQEHLKYWLYYLHPILQRQQLDYGIYVINQQSKLKEDLLSVICFLLSTYFLFCALHLLERERKRGMPT
- the B4GALT1 gene encoding beta-1,4-galactosyltransferase 1 isoform X6, with translation MRFREPLLGGSAAMPGASLQRACRLLVAVCALHLGVTLVYYLVGRDLSRLPQLVGVPTPLQGSSNGAAAIGQPSGELRPRGAAPPPPLRTSSKPRLGGASNPDADSRPGPGPGPGPGSNLTSAPVPPATALSLPACPEESPLLVGPMLIEFNIPVDLKLVEEQNPKVKVGGRYTPKDCISPHKVAIIIPFRNRQEHLKYWLYYLHPILQRQQLDYGIYVINQWGPFAFIC
- the B4GALT1 gene encoding beta-1,4-galactosyltransferase 1 isoform X7 → MRFREPLLGGSAAMPGASLQRACRLLVAVCALHLGVTLVYYLVGRDLSRLPQLVGVPTPLQGSSNGAAAIGQPSGELRPRGAAPPPPLRTSSKPRLGGASNPDADSRPGPGPGPGPGSNLTSAPVPPATALSLPACPEESPLLVGPMLIEFNIPVDLKLVEEQNPKVKVGGRYTPKDCISPHKVAIIIPFRNRQEHLKYWLYYLHPILQRQQLDYGIYVINQVFNCKI